One segment of Gemmatimonadota bacterium DNA contains the following:
- a CDS encoding type II toxin-antitoxin system Phd/YefM family antitoxin, protein MGGTLNQHEAKPSRVWKVSEAKARLSEILRLSEEEGPQRIGTRRPFVVIPERVWRERKEGPRKAFGQWLLENIPRGTNLTKPDRSTNRKTPFADDDE, encoded by the coding sequence ATGGGTGGCACATTGAATCAGCACGAAGCTAAACCTTCACGAGTCTGGAAGGTAAGCGAGGCCAAGGCGCGGTTGTCCGAGATACTGCGCCTGTCGGAAGAAGAAGGCCCGCAACGCATCGGAACGCGCAGACCGTTCGTCGTGATTCCGGAACGTGTCTGGCGAGAGCGAAAGGAAGGTCCGCGGAAAGCGTTCGGTCAGTGGCTGTTGGAAAACATACCGCGCGGCACCAACCTGACCAAACCGGACCGCAGCACCAATCGCAAGACGCCATTCGCTGACGACGATGAATAA
- a CDS encoding helicase — MSVDIVRGTSQKPVSSEALVEVVSQQSAWSGRLFIGYPIYSTSEGHQMIDALLVSADMGVVVFDLIEGRETGDYGARQDDSANKLEARLKVHQALMQRRDLMVPIHTISFAPALSNPDSHRIGDYPLANASSLKQELNRFTWSCPHGQDMQDMCDRVLSVIEHISTARKGELSRSVTEEDSRGAKLEKLEKSIATLDNIQSQTVLETAEGVQRIRGLAGSGKTIVLALKAANLHAQHPDWRIAVTFNSRSLKDHFRRLIDSFFMDQTGEEPDWDRLRIVNAWGSWRGKEREGIYHEFCRLHGMAFLDFGRARSRFGPGREFEGACEYALSYARELEPVYDAIFVDEAQDLPPMFLRLCFKLLKDPGRLVYAYDELQSLRGSSLPSPEEIFGKNEDGSPKVRFDDTGHPAPRRDIMLSKCYRNSKPVLATAFALGFGIYRKPAHVTETGLVQMFDRAHIWEDIGYRVRAGALRDGSAVTLDRTEDTSPGFLEDHSDPDDLVRFVTFRNADEQTDWLTEAIAENLNKDELRHDDIMVINPDPLSTRLTVEPIRRRLKELGIRSHLAGVDTDPNTFFRPGKASVTLTGIHRAKGNEAGMVYIINAQDCHSAVRNLASIRIGLFTAITRSKAWVRVLGFGESMAMLKAEYEKLKARRFELQFTYPTSEQREQLRLIHRDRTTADFKRFRNRDRYLDDLLYELESGEVQIEDLDEKTIARFRNVLM; from the coding sequence ATGAGTGTCGATATCGTACGAGGTACCAGCCAAAAGCCCGTGTCAAGCGAAGCCCTGGTGGAGGTGGTTTCACAGCAGTCCGCATGGTCGGGGCGCTTGTTCATCGGCTATCCGATTTACAGTACGTCCGAAGGACATCAGATGATTGACGCCCTGCTGGTTTCGGCTGATATGGGCGTGGTCGTTTTCGATCTTATCGAGGGGCGCGAAACGGGTGATTACGGGGCGCGGCAGGACGATTCGGCCAACAAGCTCGAAGCCCGGCTTAAAGTTCACCAGGCATTGATGCAGCGCCGGGACCTAATGGTTCCGATCCATACCATCTCATTCGCCCCCGCACTAAGCAACCCGGATTCACATCGTATCGGCGATTATCCGCTCGCGAACGCCTCTTCACTCAAACAGGAATTGAACCGGTTCACCTGGTCATGTCCCCATGGCCAGGATATGCAGGATATGTGCGATAGGGTGCTGTCGGTAATCGAGCACATTTCCACGGCTCGAAAAGGCGAATTAAGTCGGAGCGTAACAGAGGAGGATTCGCGAGGCGCAAAGCTGGAAAAACTCGAGAAATCGATCGCGACACTGGACAACATACAAAGTCAAACCGTCCTGGAAACGGCCGAAGGCGTACAGCGCATTCGCGGTCTGGCGGGTTCGGGCAAGACCATCGTACTGGCGCTGAAAGCGGCTAACCTCCATGCACAACATCCTGACTGGCGCATCGCAGTCACCTTCAATTCACGTTCCCTCAAGGATCATTTTCGTCGCCTGATCGACAGCTTCTTCATGGACCAAACCGGCGAAGAGCCTGATTGGGATAGGCTGCGTATCGTAAACGCCTGGGGTTCCTGGCGGGGTAAAGAACGCGAGGGGATCTATCATGAGTTCTGTCGTCTGCACGGCATGGCGTTTCTCGATTTCGGAAGGGCGCGCAGCAGATTCGGACCAGGCAGGGAGTTCGAAGGTGCGTGCGAATATGCCCTTTCCTATGCTCGTGAACTCGAACCGGTCTACGACGCGATATTCGTCGACGAGGCGCAGGATTTGCCGCCCATGTTTCTGAGACTTTGCTTCAAACTGCTCAAAGATCCCGGGAGACTGGTGTACGCCTATGACGAACTGCAGAGTCTTCGTGGCAGTTCCCTGCCTTCTCCGGAGGAGATCTTCGGGAAGAACGAGGATGGATCGCCCAAAGTGCGGTTTGACGACACCGGCCATCCCGCACCGCGGCGGGACATCATGCTGTCGAAATGTTACCGCAACTCGAAGCCGGTGTTGGCTACCGCTTTTGCCCTTGGATTCGGGATCTACCGGAAACCGGCCCATGTGACGGAAACCGGTCTTGTCCAGATGTTCGACCGGGCTCATATCTGGGAGGACATCGGCTACAGGGTGCGGGCCGGTGCACTGCGCGACGGCTCTGCAGTGACACTTGACCGTACAGAAGATACGAGTCCCGGATTCCTGGAAGACCATTCCGACCCCGATGACCTGGTCCGTTTTGTCACCTTCAGAAACGCAGATGAACAGACGGACTGGCTGACGGAGGCCATCGCCGAAAACCTCAATAAGGACGAACTGCGACACGACGACATCATGGTCATCAACCCCGATCCTCTTTCGACACGACTGACCGTCGAGCCGATACGCAGACGTTTGAAGGAATTGGGCATCCGATCCCATCTCGCCGGAGTAGACACGGATCCGAATACCTTCTTTCGACCGGGCAAAGCATCGGTGACCCTGACCGGAATCCACCGCGCCAAGGGCAACGAAGCCGGAATGGTCTATATCATCAATGCCCAGGACTGCCATTCAGCGGTTCGTAATCTGGCGAGCATACGTATTGGCCTGTTTACGGCGATAACGCGTAGCAAAGCGTGGGTTCGCGTGCTTGGTTTCGGCGAATCCATGGCCATGTTGAAAGCTGAGTATGAGAAACTGAAAGCGCGGCGTTTCGAGTTGCAGTTTACCTATCCGACTTCGGAGCAGCGGGAGCAACTGAGACTCATTCACAGGGATAGGACCACGGCAGATTTCAAACGCTTCAGGAACCGCGACAGGTATCTGGATGACCTTCTGTATGAGCTCGAGTCCGGCGAAGTGCAGATCGAAGACCTGGACGAGAAGACGATTGCCCGGTTCAGGAATGTGCTGATGTAA